The Motacilla alba alba isolate MOTALB_02 chromosome 27, Motacilla_alba_V1.0_pri, whole genome shotgun sequence genome includes a window with the following:
- the CAVIN1 gene encoding caveolae-associated protein 1: protein MEDTTLQIIEPPTVSETSEEQAPEEPIKTDQINGVMVLTLLDKIIGAVDQIQLTQTQLEERQQEMDSAVTSIQGELTKLTKAHTTTSNTVNKMLEKVRKVSVNVKTVRQNLEKQAGQIKKLEANEAELLKRRNFKVMIYQDEVKLPSKLSISKSLKEGEKLEKEGEGEEVPVGEDHAEEDHIQLSSDEEVEIEEIIEESRAERIKRSGMKRVDDFKKAFSKEKMEKTKLKTKENLEKTRHNLEKTRHNLEKRMNKLGTKIVTNERREKMKSSRDKLRKSFTPDHTIYARSKTAVYKVPPFTFHVKKIREGEVEVKATELVEVGGEEGENSDLMRGESPDMHTLLEITEETDAVLVDKSDSE, encoded by the exons ATGGAGGACACCACCTTGCAAATCATCGAGCCGCCCACTGTTTCTGAGACCTCGGAGGAGCAAGCGCCCGAGGAGCCCATCAAAACGGACCAGATCAACGGCGTGATGGTGCTGACCCTTCTGGACAAGATCATCGGAGCGGTGGATCAGATCCAGCTGACCCAAACGCAGCTGGAGGAGAGACAGCAGGAGATGGATAGCGCAGTGACCAGCATCCAGGGAGAGCTGACCAAGCTGACCAAGGCGCACACCACCACCAGCAACACCGTCAACAAAATGCTGGAGAAGGTGCGCAAGGTGAGCGTCAACGTGAAGACGGTGAGGCAGAACCTGGAGAAGCAAGCCGGGCAGATCAAGAAGCTGGAGGCCAACGAAGCGGAGCTCCTGAAACGCAGGAACTTCAAAGTCATGATCTATCAG GATGAAGTGAAGCTCCCATCTAAACTGAGCATCAGCAAGTCCCTAAAGGAAGGtgagaagctggagaaggaaggtGAGGGTGAGGAGGTCCCTGTGGGGGAGGACCATGCGGAGGAGGACCACATCCAGCTCTCCTCAGATGAGGAGGTGGAGATTGAGGAGATTATCGAAGAGTCACGGGCAGAACGCATCAAAAGGAGCGGCATGAAAAGGGTGGATGACTTTAAGAAGGCATTCTCAAAGGAGAAGATGGAAAAGACTAAGCTAAAGACCAAGGAAAACCTGGAGAAGACCCGCCACAACTTGGAGAAGACCCGCCATAATCTGGAGAAGAGGATGAACAAACTGGGCACTAAAATTGTGACTAAcgaaaggagagagaagatgAAGAGCTCTCGGGACAAACTGAGGAAGTCTTTCACCCCTGACCACACCATCTATGCCAGGTCCAAGACAGCCGTCTACAAAGTGCCACCCTTCACTTTCCATGTCAAGAAAATAAGAGAGGGTGAGGTGGAGGTGAAAGCCACAGAGCTGGTGGAGGTTggtggagaggaaggagagaattCAGATCTGATGCGTGGGGAAAGCCCCGACATGCACACCCTGCTGGAGATCACGGAGGAGACCGACGCGGTACTGGTGGACAAGAGCGACAGCGAGTAG